The Bacteroides acidifaciens genome includes a region encoding these proteins:
- a CDS encoding 3'-5' exonuclease gives MKLNLKNPIVFFDLETTGTNINTDRIVEICYLKVYPNGNEEAKTLRINPEMHIPEASSAVHGIYDADVADCPTFKEVAKNIARDIEGCDLAGFNSNRFDIPVLAEEFLRAGVDIDMTKRKFIDVQVIFHKMEQRTLSAAYKFYCEKNLEDAHTAEADTRATYEVLKAQLDRYPDLQNDMAFLADYSSYNKNVDFAGRMVYDDNGVEVFNFGKYKGMSVAEVLKKDPGYYSWILNSDFTLNTKATLTKIRLREMSNLITK, from the coding sequence ATGAAATTAAACTTGAAAAATCCCATTGTCTTTTTCGACCTTGAGACGACCGGAACCAATATCAACACAGACCGTATTGTTGAAATCTGTTATTTGAAAGTTTACCCGAACGGGAACGAGGAAGCAAAAACCTTGCGTATCAACCCCGAAATGCATATACCGGAAGCATCTTCTGCCGTACACGGCATTTATGATGCCGACGTGGCTGACTGCCCTACTTTCAAGGAAGTGGCAAAGAACATTGCCCGCGATATCGAAGGTTGTGACTTGGCGGGATTCAATTCCAATCGTTTCGATATTCCGGTGCTGGCGGAAGAGTTTCTGCGTGCCGGGGTAGACATCGACATGACAAAGCGGAAATTTATAGACGTACAGGTGATTTTCCACAAAATGGAACAACGTACCCTGTCTGCTGCCTACAAATTCTATTGCGAAAAGAATCTGGAAGACGCGCATACTGCGGAAGCGGATACGCGGGCTACTTACGAAGTGCTGAAAGCACAACTCGACCGTTATCCTGACCTTCAAAACGATATGGCATTCCTGGCGGATTACTCCAGCTACAACAAGAATGTGGACTTTGCCGGACGCATGGTGTACGATGATAACGGGGTAGAAGTGTTCAACTTCGGAAAGTACAAAGGAATGTCCGTAGCCGAGGTATTGAAGAAAGACCCCGGATATTACAGTTGGATTTTGAACAGTGATTTTACGCTGAATACAAAAGCGACATTGACAAAAATCCGTTTGCGTGAAATGAGTAATTTGATTACAAAATAA
- the recN gene encoding DNA repair protein RecN: protein MLRSLYIQNYALIEKLDISFETGFSVITGETGAGKSIILGAIGLLLGQRADVKAIRRGASKCIIEARFDISGYGMRPFFEDNELEYDEECILRREVQASGKSRAFINDTPASLAQIKELGELLIDVHSQHQNLLLNKEGFQLNVLDILAHNDAALEKYHARYAEWKQTERELAELTALAEKSRADEDYIRFQLEQLEEAHLSEGEQEELEQEAETLSHAEEIKAGLYRVEQSFVSDEGGLLSYLKDSLNTLNSLQRVYQPAKELTERMESAYIELKDISHEVSSQSDSVEFNPVRLDEVNERLNLIYSLQQKHRVQTLDELIALTEEYRSKLSAITSYDDRIAGLTERKEEQYKQVKQQAELLTKARTKAAREVEKQLAARLVPLGMPNVRFQVEMGLKKEPGLQGEDTVSFLFSANKNGMLQNISSVASGGEIARVMLSIKAMIAGAVKLPTIVFDEIDTGVSGEIADRMADMMQEMGEQNRQVISITHLPQIAARGRAHYKVYKKDSDTETNSHIRRLTDEERVEEIAHMLSGATLTEAALSNAKALLNSK, encoded by the coding sequence ATGTTACGTTCACTATACATTCAGAATTACGCGTTGATAGAGAAACTGGACATCAGTTTCGAGACAGGTTTTTCCGTTATAACAGGTGAAACGGGAGCCGGAAAATCAATTATTCTAGGAGCCATCGGTCTGCTGCTGGGACAGCGTGCCGATGTGAAGGCGATTCGTCGTGGAGCTTCTAAATGTATCATAGAAGCTCGTTTTGATATATCGGGCTACGGTATGCGTCCGTTTTTTGAAGACAACGAACTGGAATATGACGAGGAGTGCATTTTGCGCCGTGAAGTGCAGGCATCCGGCAAGAGCCGGGCATTCATCAATGATACTCCCGCATCGCTGGCGCAAATCAAGGAGCTGGGCGAACTGTTGATTGATGTACATTCGCAGCATCAGAACCTGTTGCTCAATAAAGAAGGTTTCCAGTTGAATGTACTTGATATATTGGCACATAATGACGCTGCATTGGAAAAATACCATGCCCGTTATGCCGAATGGAAGCAGACCGAACGCGAACTGGCGGAACTGACGGCACTGGCGGAGAAGAGCCGTGCGGACGAGGATTACATACGCTTCCAACTAGAACAGCTCGAAGAAGCCCACCTTTCCGAAGGCGAACAGGAAGAACTGGAACAGGAAGCCGAAACCTTGAGCCATGCGGAAGAAATCAAGGCGGGGCTTTACCGGGTGGAGCAATCCTTTGTTTCCGACGAGGGCGGCTTGCTCTCTTATCTGAAAGATAGCCTGAACACGCTGAACAGTCTGCAAAGAGTCTACCAACCTGCCAAGGAGCTTACCGAACGCATGGAAAGTGCTTATATCGAGTTGAAGGATATTTCGCACGAAGTCTCCTCGCAAAGTGACTCCGTAGAATTTAATCCTGTGCGGCTCGATGAAGTGAACGAACGCTTGAACCTGATTTATTCCTTACAACAGAAACATCGTGTGCAGACACTCGACGAACTGATTGCATTGACGGAAGAGTATCGGAGCAAGTTGTCTGCCATCACTTCTTATGATGACCGTATTGCCGGGCTGACCGAACGCAAGGAAGAACAATATAAACAAGTGAAGCAACAGGCGGAACTGCTCACCAAAGCCCGCACGAAGGCGGCGCGTGAAGTGGAAAAGCAACTGGCGGCACGCCTGGTTCCGTTAGGGATGCCGAACGTCCGTTTCCAGGTGGAAATGGGACTCAAGAAAGAACCCGGATTGCAAGGGGAAGACACTGTCAGCTTCCTGTTTTCCGCTAACAAGAACGGTATGTTGCAGAATATCTCTTCCGTAGCTTCGGGTGGTGAGATAGCCCGCGTCATGCTTTCTATCAAAGCCATGATTGCCGGAGCTGTGAAGCTGCCGACCATCGTGTTTGATGAGATAGACACCGGAGTATCCGGCGAAATAGCCGACCGCATGGCGGACATGATGCAGGAGATGGGCGAGCAGAACCGCCAGGTTATCAGCATCACCCACTTGCCGCAAATCGCTGCCCGCGGACGTGCGCATTATAAAGTATATAAGAAAGACAGTGATACGGAAACAAACAGCCATATCCGCCGTCTCACCGATGAAGAACGGGTAGAGGAAATTGCTCATATGTTGAGCGGCGCTACGCTGACCGAAGCCGCTCTCAGTAACGCCAAAGCTCTGTTAAACAGCAAGTAG
- the coaBC gene encoding bifunctional phosphopantothenoylcysteine decarboxylase/phosphopantothenate--cysteine ligase CoaBC, whose translation MLKGKKIILGITGSIAAYKACYIIRGLIKQGAEVQVVITPAGKEFITPITLSALTSKPVISEFFAQRDGTWNSHVDLGLWADAMLIAPATASTIGKMANGIADNMLITTYLSAKAPVFVAPAMDLDMYAHPSTQKNLDTLRSFGNHIIEPGTGELASHLVGKGRMEEPEVIIRALDEFFSASGELQGRKIMITAGPTYEKIDPVRFIGNYSSGKMGFALAEECARRGAEVTLIAGPVQLEVKHSRIHRIDVESAEEMHAASQACFSDADAAILCAAVADYRPATVADKKIKREKEEELTLHLQATKDIAASLGATKREGQLLVGFALETNNEQQNAEGKLERKNFDFIVLNSLNDVGAGFRHDTNKISIIDRKGRTDYPLKPKTEVAQDIIDRLSDELKFSTLNS comes from the coding sequence ATGCTAAAAGGAAAAAAGATAATTCTTGGAATTACCGGCAGTATTGCCGCGTACAAGGCTTGCTATATCATCCGCGGACTTATTAAGCAAGGGGCGGAAGTGCAAGTCGTAATTACTCCGGCGGGAAAAGAATTTATTACTCCCATCACTCTTTCGGCTTTGACCAGCAAACCGGTCATCAGCGAGTTTTTTGCCCAACGCGACGGGACGTGGAACAGCCACGTTGACCTTGGTCTGTGGGCGGATGCGATGCTGATTGCGCCCGCCACCGCCTCTACCATCGGCAAGATGGCAAACGGGATAGCCGACAATATGCTGATAACCACTTATCTTTCGGCAAAAGCCCCGGTATTTGTTGCTCCTGCCATGGACTTGGATATGTATGCCCACCCTTCCACTCAGAAGAACTTGGACACACTGCGCTCGTTCGGCAATCATATTATCGAACCGGGAACGGGAGAACTTGCCAGCCATCTGGTAGGGAAGGGACGTATGGAAGAGCCGGAAGTCATCATCCGTGCACTGGACGAATTCTTCTCGGCAAGCGGAGAGTTGCAAGGGCGGAAAATCATGATAACAGCCGGGCCTACCTATGAAAAGATAGACCCTGTCCGTTTTATCGGCAATTATTCTTCCGGCAAGATGGGATTCGCTTTGGCGGAAGAATGTGCCCGCCGTGGCGCGGAAGTTACGCTGATTGCGGGGCCTGTGCAATTGGAGGTGAAGCACTCCCGTATCCACCGTATTGACGTGGAATCGGCGGAAGAAATGCATGCCGCCTCACAAGCCTGTTTCTCCGATGCCGACGCAGCCATCCTCTGTGCGGCAGTTGCCGACTATCGTCCGGCGACAGTGGCCGACAAGAAGATAAAACGGGAGAAAGAGGAGGAACTGACATTGCATCTTCAAGCAACGAAAGATATTGCAGCCAGCTTGGGGGCTACGAAAAGAGAAGGTCAGTTGTTGGTGGGCTTTGCTCTCGAAACCAACAACGAGCAGCAGAACGCTGAAGGAAAGCTCGAACGCAAGAACTTCGACTTTATCGTGCTCAACTCGCTGAACGACGTGGGAGCCGGTTTCCGTCACGATACCAACAAAATCAGTATCATCGACCGGAAAGGTCGCACGGACTATCCGCTGAAACCGAAAACGGAAGTGGCGCAGGATATCATCGACCGTCTGTCGGATGAATTGAAATTCTCAACTCTCAACTCTTAA
- a CDS encoding serine protease: MKKILILPLLLFFLAQGSMAQTPKWVEKAKRAVFSVVTYDKNDKMLNTGNGFFVSEDGLALSDYSLFKGAERAVIITAEGKQMPVSTILGANDMYDVIKFRVAITEKKVPALVVAKTAPAVGADAWMLPYSTQKSIACVSGKVKEVSKVAGEYHYYTLGMQMKDKMVSCPVMNVEGQVFGIAQKSSGLDTVTTCYAAGAAFAMAQKISALSLGDAALKSIGIRKGLPETEDQALVYLFMASSSLSSEDYGKLLDDFIRQFPANTDGYLRRANYYVAKAKDDQSWFDKAVADLNQALKVAQKKDDVYYNIGKLMYTYQLSKPEKTYKDWTYDTALKNVRQAFAIDPLPIYVQLEGDILFARQDYAGALVAYEKVNASNMASAGTFFSAAKTKELLKAEPKEILVLMDSCIARCPQPITADFAPYLLERAQINMNAGQPRNAMLDYDAYFKAVNGQVNDLFYYYREQAALKARQYQRALDDIAKAVELNPTDLTYQAENAVVNLRVGRYEEAIEILNGILKNDPKYGEAYRLLGLCQVQLKKTDEACGNFKKAKELGDPNVDELIKKYCK; encoded by the coding sequence ATGAAGAAGATTTTAATCCTACCTTTGTTGCTTTTCTTCCTGGCACAGGGAAGCATGGCACAAACCCCTAAATGGGTGGAGAAGGCGAAACGTGCTGTCTTCTCTGTGGTGACTTATGACAAGAATGACAAGATGCTGAATACCGGAAACGGATTTTTCGTGTCCGAAGATGGGTTGGCTTTGTCCGACTACTCTCTTTTTAAGGGCGCCGAGCGTGCGGTGATAATCACGGCGGAAGGCAAACAGATGCCGGTTAGCACCATACTTGGAGCGAATGATATGTATGATGTCATCAAGTTCCGTGTAGCTATTACCGAAAAGAAAGTACCTGCGTTGGTGGTGGCTAAGACTGCTCCGGCAGTAGGAGCTGACGCGTGGATGCTTCCTTATTCTACGCAGAAAAGCATTGCTTGCGTTTCGGGCAAGGTGAAAGAGGTTTCCAAGGTGGCCGGCGAATACCATTATTATACGTTGGGCATGCAGATGAAAGACAAGATGGTGAGCTGTCCGGTGATGAATGTGGAAGGTCAGGTGTTCGGCATTGCGCAGAAGTCGTCTGGGCTCGATACGGTGACTACCTGCTATGCCGCAGGGGCTGCCTTTGCTATGGCTCAGAAGATTAGCGCCCTTTCGCTTGGGGATGCGGCACTGAAGAGTATCGGTATCCGGAAAGGGTTGCCGGAGACGGAAGACCAGGCATTGGTGTATTTGTTCATGGCTTCTTCCAGTCTGTCGTCAGAGGATTATGGCAAGTTGCTGGATGATTTTATCCGTCAGTTCCCTGCTAACACAGACGGTTATCTGCGCCGCGCAAATTATTACGTGGCTAAGGCTAAAGACGACCAGTCTTGGTTTGATAAAGCCGTTGCCGACTTGAATCAGGCTTTGAAAGTGGCTCAGAAGAAAGATGATGTATATTATAATATAGGTAAGTTGATGTATACTTACCAACTGTCGAAGCCGGAGAAAACGTATAAGGATTGGACGTATGACACTGCTTTGAAGAATGTCCGTCAGGCATTCGCTATCGACCCGCTGCCTATTTATGTACAACTGGAAGGCGATATATTATTTGCCCGGCAGGATTATGCCGGAGCTTTGGTGGCTTATGAGAAAGTAAATGCCAGCAATATGGCTTCTGCCGGTACGTTCTTCAGTGCTGCGAAGACGAAAGAGTTGCTGAAAGCCGAACCGAAAGAGATTTTGGTATTGATGGATAGCTGCATTGCTCGTTGTCCGCAACCGATTACCGCCGACTTTGCCCCTTATCTGCTGGAACGTGCGCAAATAAATATGAATGCGGGCCAGCCGCGGAACGCAATGCTCGATTATGACGCTTATTTTAAAGCTGTCAACGGTCAGGTGAACGACTTGTTTTATTATTATCGTGAACAGGCTGCCTTGAAAGCGCGCCAATACCAACGTGCATTGGACGACATTGCGAAAGCGGTCGAACTGAATCCCACAGACTTGACTTACCAGGCCGAAAACGCTGTTGTCAACCTGCGTGTAGGGCGCTATGAGGAAGCTATTGAAATACTGAATGGTATTCTGAAAAATGACCCGAAATACGGCGAAGCCTACCGCTTGCTGGGACTTTGCCAGGTGCAGTTGAAGAAGACGGACGAGGCTTGCGGAAACTTCAAGAAAGCGAAGGAACTGGGCGACCCGAACGTGGACGAATTGATTAAGAAATACTGCAAGTAA
- a CDS encoding UpxY family transcription antiterminator, whose product MIFTKEKSISAVPGCGTGEGVAHLKRWYVALVRMHHEKKVAERLSKMGIDTFVPVQQEVHQWSDRRKVVDTVLLPMMVFVHANLKERMEVLSFSTVSRYMVMRGESTPAVIPDEQMARFRFMLDYSDEAVCMNNSPLARGEKVRVIKGPLSGLVGELVTVGGKSKIAVRLNILGCACVDMPIGYVESTRISNDNTKNI is encoded by the coding sequence ATGATTTTTACAAAGGAAAAGTCTATTAGCGCCGTGCCCGGTTGTGGGACAGGGGAAGGCGTAGCACACTTAAAACGCTGGTATGTAGCACTGGTTCGTATGCATCACGAGAAGAAAGTTGCCGAGCGTTTGTCCAAGATGGGAATCGATACCTTCGTTCCTGTCCAGCAAGAAGTACATCAGTGGAGCGACCGTCGGAAAGTGGTTGATACGGTACTTCTTCCGATGATGGTATTTGTTCATGCCAATCTTAAGGAGCGTATGGAAGTTCTTTCATTTTCTACGGTCAGCCGCTATATGGTGATGCGTGGGGAAAGTACTCCGGCGGTTATTCCCGATGAACAGATGGCACGTTTCCGTTTCATGCTCGATTATTCCGATGAAGCAGTATGTATGAACAATTCCCCTTTGGCGCGTGGCGAAAAAGTCCGTGTCATCAAAGGTCCTCTGAGCGGGCTTGTTGGCGAACTCGTTACGGTAGGGGGTAAGAGCAAAATTGCTGTCCGCCTGAATATACTTGGCTGTGCTTGCGTAGACATGCCAATCGGTTATGTAGAATCTACAAGAATCTCCAATGACAATACAAAAAATATTTAG
- a CDS encoding tyrosine-type recombinase/integrase — MKKKQFTNCANDYIERLRNEGRYSTAHVYKHAIRSFAKFCGSQTITFSRVNRDTLKAYSNYLVASHLKPNTISTYMRMLRCIYNRGVENRQAPYVHGLFKDVFTGVDTRQKKAIPIHELHVLLNEDPKTERLRRTQAVASLLFQFCGMPFVDFAHLEKSNIEQGLLKYNRMKTGTPMSIEILDSAQDAITRLCNEYSVGHSDYPDYLFCILSGEYKRTEEKAYREYQSALRRFNNDLKCLSRQLRIRSSVTSYTLRHSWATTAKYRGVPIEMISESLGHKSIKTTQIYLKGFELEERTKVNRLNYSYVKSFR; from the coding sequence ATGAAGAAAAAGCAGTTTACTAATTGTGCAAACGATTACATTGAACGTTTGCGGAATGAGGGTCGTTATTCAACGGCTCATGTGTACAAGCATGCTATCCGTTCTTTTGCGAAATTTTGCGGCAGCCAGACCATTACTTTCAGTAGGGTGAACCGTGATACACTGAAGGCGTATAGTAACTATTTGGTGGCTTCTCATTTGAAGCCTAATACGATTTCTACGTATATGCGTATGTTGCGTTGTATCTACAACCGGGGCGTTGAAAACAGGCAGGCTCCTTATGTGCATGGCTTGTTCAAGGATGTGTTTACGGGTGTAGATACCCGCCAGAAAAAGGCGATTCCGATACACGAGCTTCACGTTTTGCTGAATGAAGACCCGAAGACTGAGAGACTCCGTCGCACGCAAGCTGTCGCCAGCCTGCTGTTCCAGTTTTGCGGTATGCCTTTTGTCGATTTTGCCCATTTGGAAAAGTCCAATATTGAGCAGGGACTTTTGAAGTACAACCGTATGAAGACCGGTACGCCCATGAGTATTGAGATTTTGGACTCGGCACAGGATGCCATTACCCGTTTGTGCAACGAATATAGTGTTGGACATTCCGACTATCCCGATTACCTGTTCTGTATATTGAGCGGAGAGTATAAGAGAACGGAGGAAAAGGCATACCGCGAGTACCAGTCAGCTCTGAGGCGGTTTAATAATGACTTGAAGTGCCTGTCAAGACAGTTGAGGATACGCTCGTCCGTTACTTCTTATACGCTTCGTCATTCATGGGCCACTACTGCGAAGTACAGAGGGGTTCCCATCGAGATGATAAGCGAATCGCTGGGACATAAATCCATCAAGACAACACAAATCTATTTAAAAGGCTTCGAATTAGAAGAAAGAACGAAAGTGAACAGATTGAATTATTCTTACGTAAAGAGTTTTAGATGA
- the rlmB gene encoding 23S rRNA (guanosine(2251)-2'-O)-methyltransferase RlmB, with the protein MLDKSEMIFGVRAVIEAIQAGKEIDKILVKKDIQSELSKELFAALKGLLIPVQRVPVERINRITRKNHQGVVAFISSVTYQKTEDLVPFLFEQGKNPFFVMLDGVTDVRNFGAIARTCECAAVDAVIIPARGSASVNADAVKTSAGALHTLPVCREQSLRSTLQYLKDSGFRIVAATEKGDYDYTKADYTGPLCIIMGAEDTGVSYENLALCDEWVKIPMLGKIESLNVSVAAGILIYEGVKQRNND; encoded by the coding sequence ATGTTAGATAAAAGTGAAATGATTTTCGGCGTTCGTGCCGTGATAGAAGCCATTCAGGCTGGAAAAGAGATTGATAAAATCCTGGTAAAGAAAGATATTCAGAGTGAACTTTCTAAGGAACTTTTTGCAGCTTTGAAAGGTCTGCTGATTCCTGTTCAGCGTGTTCCGGTGGAGCGTATCAACCGTATCACCCGGAAGAATCACCAAGGTGTGGTGGCGTTCATATCTTCTGTGACTTACCAGAAGACGGAAGACCTTGTTCCTTTCTTGTTCGAGCAGGGGAAGAATCCGTTTTTTGTGATGCTGGACGGAGTGACGGATGTGCGTAATTTCGGTGCGATTGCCCGTACTTGCGAGTGTGCTGCCGTAGACGCCGTGATTATTCCTGCCCGTGGCAGCGCATCTGTGAATGCGGATGCCGTGAAGACTTCGGCAGGGGCGTTGCATACGCTTCCCGTATGCCGCGAACAGAGCTTGCGTTCGACGCTGCAATACCTGAAAGATAGCGGTTTCCGTATTGTGGCTGCCACCGAGAAGGGGGATTACGACTATACGAAAGCCGATTATACAGGTCCGTTATGCATCATCATGGGAGCGGAGGATACAGGGGTGTCTTATGAGAATCTGGCGCTCTGCGACGAATGGGTGAAGATACCGATGTTGGGAAAAATCGAGTCTCTGAACGTTTCCGTGGCTGCCGGCATCTTGATTTACGAAGGTGTGAAACAAAGAAACAACGACTGA
- the dnaN gene encoding DNA polymerase III subunit beta produces MKFIVSSTALSSHLQAISRVINSKNALPILDCFLFELEDGTLSVTVSDSETTMVTTVEVNGDTNGRFAVVAKTLLDALKEIPEQPLTFDINPENYEITVQYQNGKYSLMGQNADEFPQSATLGDNAVRVEMDAEVLLGGINRSVFATADDELRPVMNGIYFDITTEDITMVASDGHKLVRCKTLAAKGNERAAFILPKKPATLLKNLLPKEQGTVTIEFDERNAVFMLEKYRMVCRLIEGRYPNYNSVIPQNNPHKLTVDRQQLVGALRRVSIFSSQASSLIKLRMQENQIVISAQDIDFSTSAEETQVCQYAGAAMSIGFKSTFLIDILNNISADEVIIELADPSRAGVIIPVEQEENEDLLMLLMPMMLND; encoded by the coding sequence ATGAAATTTATCGTTTCAAGTACTGCTCTTTCCAGCCATTTACAGGCCATCAGCCGTGTGATTAATTCAAAAAATGCGCTGCCTATTCTCGATTGTTTCCTCTTCGAACTGGAAGACGGAACATTGTCTGTGACCGTATCCGACAGCGAAACAACGATGGTGACTACCGTCGAAGTGAATGGCGATACAAACGGGCGTTTTGCCGTAGTAGCGAAAACACTGCTTGATGCACTGAAAGAAATACCGGAACAACCGCTGACATTCGACATCAATCCGGAGAATTACGAAATCACAGTGCAGTACCAAAACGGAAAATACAGCCTGATGGGGCAGAACGCGGATGAATTCCCGCAGTCGGCTACACTGGGTGACAACGCTGTCCGTGTGGAAATGGACGCAGAAGTATTGCTGGGTGGTATCAACCGTTCCGTATTTGCCACAGCCGACGATGAACTTCGTCCTGTAATGAACGGTATTTACTTCGATATTACCACAGAAGACATCACGATGGTGGCTTCGGACGGTCATAAACTGGTGCGTTGCAAGACGTTGGCTGCCAAAGGCAACGAACGCGCAGCCTTCATCCTGCCGAAGAAACCGGCTACGTTGCTCAAGAACCTTCTGCCGAAAGAACAGGGAACCGTAACTATCGAATTTGACGAACGCAACGCCGTATTCATGCTTGAAAAGTACCGCATGGTGTGCCGTCTTATCGAAGGACGTTATCCGAACTACAACTCGGTGATTCCTCAAAACAACCCTCACAAGCTGACCGTAGACCGCCAGCAGTTGGTAGGAGCTCTGCGCCGTGTGTCTATCTTCTCGTCACAAGCGAGCAGTTTGATTAAGCTCCGTATGCAGGAGAACCAGATTGTGATTTCAGCGCAGGACATCGACTTCTCTACTTCTGCCGAAGAAACCCAGGTATGCCAGTATGCAGGTGCCGCAATGAGTATCGGCTTCAAGTCTACCTTCCTGATTGACATCTTGAACAATATCTCGGCAGACGAAGTAATCATCGAATTGGCAGACCCGTCACGTGCCGGCGTAATCATTCCTGTGGAACAGGAAGAGAACGAAGACTTGTTGATGTTGCTGATGCCTATGATGCTGAACGATTAA
- a CDS encoding DUF3127 domain-containing protein has protein sequence MEFTGKIIAILPPRGGVSKTSGNEWKSQEFVIENHDQYPRKMCFDVFGADKIEQFNIQMGEELTVSFDVDARQWQDRWFNSIRAWKVERVGAGAPMAPGAPVPPPAPSATPAFTPGDVKDDLPF, from the coding sequence ATGGAATTTACAGGAAAAATTATCGCTATACTCCCCCCGAGAGGCGGAGTTTCAAAGACTAGCGGCAACGAGTGGAAATCACAAGAGTTCGTTATCGAAAACCACGACCAATACCCGCGCAAAATGTGTTTCGATGTATTCGGCGCGGACAAAATCGAGCAGTTCAACATTCAGATGGGTGAAGAACTGACCGTATCATTCGACGTTGACGCCCGCCAGTGGCAAGACCGCTGGTTCAACAGTATCCGTGCATGGAAAGTTGAACGTGTCGGCGCAGGTGCTCCGATGGCTCCGGGTGCTCCCGTTCCACCGCCGGCTCCGTCAGCTACTCCGGCTTTCACTCCGGGCGATGTAAAAGACGACCTGCCGTTCTAA